The following are encoded in a window of Leptodactylus fuscus isolate aLepFus1 chromosome 9, aLepFus1.hap2, whole genome shotgun sequence genomic DNA:
- the EIF3D gene encoding eukaryotic translation initiation factor 3 subunit D, whose translation MAKFQAPVINDNPLGWGPCAVPDQFKDMPYQPFSKGDRLGKVADWTGATYQDKRYTNKYSSQFGGGSQYAYFHEEDETSFQLVDTTKMQKTAYQRNRLRFAQRNLRRDKDRRNMLQFNMQTLPKSAKQKERDRLRLQKKFQKQFGVRQKWDQKSQAQLKPRDSSVEVRSDWEVKEEMDFPRLMKMRYLEVSDPLDIECCGALEYYDKAFDRITTRNERPLKSIKRIFHTVTTTDDPVIRKLAKTQGNVFATDAILATLMCCTRSVNSWDIVVQRVGSKIFFDKRDNSDFDLLTVSETANEPPQDEVNSFNSPRNLAMEATYINHNFSQQCLQMGKEKYKFPNPNPFIEDDVDKNEVASVAYRYRRWKLGDDIDLVVRCEHDGVMTGANAEVSFINIKTLNEWDSRHCNGVDWRQKLDSQRGAVIATELKNNSYKLARWTCCALLAGSEYLKLGYVSRYHVKDSSRHVVLGTQQFKPSEFANQINLSMENAWGILRCVIDICMKLDEGKYLILKDPNKQVIRIYSLPDGTFSSDEDEDDEDEEEEEEVEEEES comes from the exons ATGGCGAAATTTCAGGCGCCAGTAATAAATGACAATCCCCTGGGCTGGGGACCCTGTGCCGTACCTGATCAGTTCAAGGACATGCCCTACCAACCCTTCAGCAAAGGAGATCGCCTGGGAAAg GTTGCAGACTGGACAGGGGCCACCTATCAAGACAAGAGATACACCA ATAAATATTCTTCCCAGTTTGGTGGCGGCAGTCAGTATGCCTATTTCCATGAGGAGGATGAGACCAGCTTCCAGCTTGTGGACACCACGAAGATGCAGAAGACTGCGTACCAAAGGAATCGGCTGCGCTTTGCTCAG AGGAATCTGCGTCGTGATAAAGACAGAAGAAATATGCTCCAATTCAACATGCAGACATTACCTAAGAGCGCCAAGCAGAAGGAGAG GGATCGTTTGAGGCTGCAAAAGAAATTTCAGAAGCAGTTTGGTGTTCGTCAGAAGTGGGATCAAAAGTCTCAG GCTCAGCTGAAACCAAGAGATTCCTCTGTGGAAGTCCGCAGTGACTGGGAAGTCAAGGAAGAAATGGACTTTCCACGCTTGATGAAAATGCGTTACCTGGAGGTGTCAGACCCATTAGACAT AGAGTGCTGCGGTGCTCTGGAATACTACGACAAAGCCTTTGATCGAATCACCACAAGGAATGAAAGGCCATTAAAGAGCATCAAGAGAATCTTCCATACTGTGACAACCACAGACGATCCCGTCATCAGAAAG TTGGCAAAAACACAGGGAAACGTGTTTGCCACAGATGCCATTCTTGCCACACTCATGTGCTGCACCCGTTCTGTGAACTCTTGGGATATCGTGGTTCAAAGAGTAGGATCCAAAATCTTCTTTGACAAGAGAGACAACTCGGACTTTG ATCTGCTGACAGTCAGCGAAACTGCCAATGAACCCCCTCAGGATGAGGTGAACTCATTCAACTCTCCAAGAAACCTGGCCATGGAGGCGACCTACATCAACCACAACTTCTCCCAGCAGTGTCTGCAGATG GGCAAAGAGAAATACAAATTTCCGAACCCAAACCCCTTCATAGAAGATGATGTGGATAAAAATGAAGTGGCATCTGTAGCGTACAG GTACCGACGCTGGAAATTGGGAGATGATATTGACCTGGTGGTGCGATGTGAGCATGACGGAGTGATGACTGGTGCAAATGCTGAGGTGTCATTTATAAATATCAAGACCCTGAACGAGTGGGATTCAAGG CACTGTAATGGTGTGGACTGGCGACAGAAGTTGGACTCTCAGAGGGGAGCGGTCATTGCCACTGAGCTGAAGAACAACAGCTATAAACTGGCAAGGTGGACCTGCTGTGCTTTGCTGGCTGGCTCCGAGTATCTCAAACTGGG GTATGTATCCCGCTACCATGTAAAGGATTCTTCTCGTCATGTGGTCCTTGGCACTCAACAGTTCAAACCCAGTGAATTTGCCAACCAAATAAACTTGAGTATGGAGAATGCCTGGGGTATCCTGCGCTGTGTGATCGACATTTGTATGAAGCTGGATGAAGGCAAATACCTAATTCTGAAGGACCCCAACAAG CAAGTTATTCGGATATACAGCCTGCCTGATGGCACATTTAGCTCTGATGAGGATGAAGATGATGAAgacgaggaagaggaggaggaagtggaAG AAGAAGAAAGCTAA